From the Nitrospira sp. genome, one window contains:
- a CDS encoding gamma carbonic anhydrase family protein codes for MIRMFQGIKPTVPKSCFIETTAVVIGDVVMGEECSVWFNAVIRGDVNYIRIGKRTNVQDLCMLHVTHDTHPLIIGSDVTIGHNVVLHGCTIQDRVLVGMGAIIMDGAVIGEDSVVGAGALVVEGTVVPPKSLILGSPAKVKRSVTEKELAWIKESAGNYVRYARQYMGDPAKKTGFEL; via the coding sequence ATGATTCGCATGTTTCAAGGCATCAAGCCCACGGTTCCCAAGTCCTGTTTTATCGAAACGACAGCCGTTGTGATCGGTGACGTCGTCATGGGGGAAGAGTGCAGTGTGTGGTTCAACGCTGTAATACGAGGCGATGTAAACTATATCAGGATCGGTAAACGGACAAATGTGCAAGACCTCTGCATGCTACATGTGACTCATGATACTCATCCCTTGATCATCGGCAGTGACGTCACGATCGGTCACAATGTGGTACTGCACGGCTGTACGATTCAGGATCGTGTGCTAGTTGGAATGGGTGCCATCATCATGGACGGGGCCGTGATCGGCGAGGATTCGGTGGTGGGAGCCGGAGCTCTGGTTGTTGAAGGGACGGTTGTGCCGCCGAAGAGTCTCATCCTGGGATCACCTGCGAAGGTCAAGCGATCGGTCACCGAGAAGGAATTAGCCTGGATCAAGGAATCGGCGGGCAACTATGTGCGATATGCCAGGCAGTACATGGGCGATCCAGCGAAGAAGACCGGTTTTGAACTCTGA